ttctttatgaaaaattatCATTCTACCACATGAaagtaacgtgacttaaattgatggaaaattgaatatagtagcttcaaatctaatattagggatgtaattggcaaattttataattcaaggactgatttttctgaaaaaaatagtttagggatTTAACTTTTACTCGGACGATAATTCAGAGACTAAATTAGCAgttcactatatatatatatatatattgtgtacAATAAGCTAACGACTTCAAAGTCGTTGAAAGATTCCTAGTCTTTGGTTTGACCTTAGCTGAAGATAGCAAACAAAATATTACAATTTCTTAGATATAAAGGAAGcaccagaaaaagaaaagacgattttcttttcttttaggcGTTCTATTTCTGTTTGTTTCTGCATAATTCAGCAAGCGAAATCCGTGAAATTTCATGTCGATATAAATTTcctggttttgtttttgaaaaataaaaaaccagaaAATTTAGGAGCGAGATTTGAACTTTTTTCAGTATGTATAGGTAAGTGCCCTACCACTTGAGTAATAAGTCCcgcaatttattttttattttttaatatttgcttCCTGTTTTCCGGAGAAATGGAAAACTGTGATGTGAAATAACGGTAGATTACTTATACATCAAGGTACAAATACCAAAAGACCAGTAAAATTTACCGTTTTCGTGTACACCTTCCATGTTGTTAGTTGTATTATCACTTGTACTAATTTGGAAGCGGGGAACTGCGTAATCTCAAGGGCAGTGCATTGAAGATAAGAAACGAAGACTAGATGCGAGGCTAGAATTCCGTCTGACGGATGATTTCTAGAAGATGTCTGAATTCTCTCCAAGTATGTGAGGCTGGAAATCTGGTGTGGAATGTTGCCATAGAAGTCGTCGACGCTAACATCCATTACATTGAAAAGAAATTAAGTGTACAAATTAAACAGTTCTTGGAGAATTAGCAACACAGGAGGGTCCATACAGTTATTGAATGATGTGAAAAGTCTCACATCGGTATcttacaaaataaattacaacTTATATAAAATGGTTACGCTTCTAATTATATTGATCATTTTTGTGACAAAACCTTACACTTGTTTGAAATTGCTTCTTCAAAACACTTTTTTTCATAAGCACCTTTAGTAAAAACGCTTTAATTAGAAGCacgtttaaatttttaataaaaatttaagttatcgtcatctttttttttttttggacagcACTTCAACTACTTATTTGAACAAAAAACACTTATAACTTTTTCTGTCAAACATGATAGAAAGTATTTTTAAAGAATCGAAAgcgctttcaattattttaaaaatatttccaacaattGCACAAATTTAGTATAATTAGTAGTGGGTTATTGACCCATCAGTCTAATTTAGTCCGACACGGAAGAGGAGGATTGCTAATGACCTCGCTGACGCTGCCCAGAAACCTTCAAGCGGAGTGGCTGCCTTCTCGTGAACCTCTAACCTCGAGTAACCTTCCCCACTGACCACTCTCGTCCTCCGTTATTGTTTTCCTTTCCATTCTCGCCCTCCGTTGCTTTAGTCCGGCGCTTTACTAAACGTTTGACAGTTCTTATAATATTTAGTCCAAGTTAGGCTACTCTAGCAAGTCCCTCGATTCAATCCAATCCTAGTTAAGAAGGTGAAACAAATGGGCCTTAGGGAAAAAGGACAGTGGGTATAACTTCATGCCTAcaatatttgaattttgaagtgTTTGCTTTCCACTCGTAAAGAAAACAAACGATATACGAATTATGAAATGTAGACTATGAAAAATCAGTAGTAGTCCAGGTTTCAATACCATGACAACTAATGTTCATTACTTCCCACttaattagacaatatttagatGCAATCAAGTTAAGAAAAGTCGATTAAAACGTAATTAAGAAAAAGATTTTTGAGATCGAAGAAGATAATTTACGAGATTTATGAACTACCAGGTGACAACAACTATTTTAACTAGATTAGTCGACTCAGATTATAATTAATCGTAAAATCATGCATAGTAGATAGCAACAACTATTTCATCCGACATTTACGTACTATAGGATGCATGGCCTACCATATAATTTGTTTCACAATTATATGTAGTTTTTTCTTGACTTTATTAGCCAAGTTATAGTAATTAACTAGAAGAATGTCGAGGCATTATCTTAAGGACTGAAGATTCAAACGTATAGAATCTTatctatatttatttattttttctgtgcATATTGAATTTAAAGGTTTACTAAAGTCTCGATTGAAAGCCTTCTACAATTTTGGAACACATGTCACAGTAACATCACGTGACATATATTACTAATAAGAGGATATCCACCCGGTTACATGTTAAAATGTAACGTTGATACATTCTGTAAATCCATGCCATAAACACTAATGATTTAGTTATGCAGAAAATGGaagttaattatttgaatttctTACAACTCTTCCTGATCTTCGAGAGCGTTgggtaatctttttttttttttgaaaggagGGTTGAGTTTGGTTGATAAGATCTTCAATTTCAGAGCACATGCATCGTTCAGTTTGAGCCTTTTTAGTCGAATCCTAATTTTAGTCAAATATAACCTCATGTAGTCAGCTAACAAACGTCACCAACATTTTCAGTTTGAAGGGACGAATATGATCTCCCAGGTGAGATTCACATGTGCCTTTTTAATGGAAGAGTAACAAAAGTTGAGGTTTGGACCTCAATTGCTAACGGGAACGACCACATTGGTTTGTTTAACAATAGGATTTTGTTCGTAGCATTTTTACATTTACCAAAAAACGGACGACGACCACCCGGGTGAACCATGACCACCTAGTTTATTAGACAACCGCCAACAAACCACAAGCACCGAGTTACCCAACATCACTAATCACCAACTGCAACTGCTCTCAGCCACATACCTTCCCGCATAACTGCCTTGCCCCGTCGTGGCACACATTAAGTGGAATGATATTAATACTACGTCATAATTAAGGGTTGTGGGTAAAATTAGCTTTTAATACGTAAAATGGTATATTTAACAAGTATTTGCCCTCATTGAAGCCAACATATGCATGACTTGCATAACAAGAAACGCAAATTGTTGGAATGATCACCAACCGGATCGTTAATAGAATCTAAAGGGGGTCCCGTAGAATCCACCACGTCCACCCACCAACATATTTCAACTGTCTCCACAAccacaagaaagaaaaatgccTACAATCTCCATACTCGTATTAatttttctcttctcttttgTAACGCCGAGCATGAACGATGAAATAGCATATGATTTCTTCCCTTTCATGAGAATATACAAAAATGGTACAATTGAGCGTTTCATGGGTAAACTAAAGGTTCCTCCATCGCTCGATCCCAAAACTGGCGTGCAATCAAAAGACGTCGTGATCTCACATAAGGAAAACATATCTGCGAGGCTTTACCTCCCCAGTTCCACCGCCAACTCAGCCCGCAAGCTCCCTCTTCTTGTCTACTTTCATGGAGGCGGCTTCTGTGTCGAAAGTGCCTTTTCTCCGGTTTATCACAACTACGTCAACTCTTTAGTTGCCATGGCCAATGTGGTTGCTGTCTCTGTTGAATATAGGCTTGCCCCGGAGCACCCTCTGCCTATTGCTTATAAAGATTCATGGACCACTCTCAAATGGGTTGCTTCACATTTTGATGGAAACAGCTCCGAAGAGTGGCTGAAGAGATATGCAGATCCAACGCGTGTGTTTTTCTCCGGCGACAGCGCTGGGGCTAACATAGCACACCACATGGCTTTAAAAGTGGGCACAGAGGGCTTGGCTGGGTTCAAGCTCAATGGGATAGTCTTGGTGCATCCATTTTTCTGGGGGACAGAACTTAGTGGGGCAGAGTTAAAAATGCCACCAATTGTAAGACTATATATGGCCGGCCTGTGGCGTTTTTTGAACCCGTTGAGTAGTGGAACCGATGATCCGCTTTTCAACCCGATTAAGGATCCAAAACTGAGGGACTTGGGGTGTCAGAAGGTGCTGGTTTTTGTTGCTGAGAAAGATTCGTTGTATGATAGGGGAAGGTATTATAGTATGGCACTGAGAAGGAGTGGATGGAAAGGAGTTGTGAAGGTATGGAAAACAAAGGAGGAGAACCATGTATTCCATTTGCTCCAACCCACTAATGAAAAAGCTGTAGCCATGATGAAAAGGATCGTTTTGTTCTTCAATTAGGTTTTCTTGCCATGGCTTCTAAAGCGAAAAAAACTTTAGCTACAACCGGTATATACAATCATGTGTCGCTCTAGTGTGATAAGAGAGAAACACTCATGGTTGTATACAATTGGTGATAGGGTAAGAAAAAAGCTTTCGTTGTCTTTCTCTCGGTATTGTGCAAGTACCCTTACTATGTAAATAGTGTTGCACTACAGAGCGTTTAGCATTCTGTAAGTTTGGTAGGTCCCAAGAGTCACTTCATATGTAAATACAGAGTTTTTAACTTTATGTAAGAAAATAAGCATGTAACataatttgtgttgatttcataatttttttgcaATGTAGAGTCTGATTGATCAACTGCATTTGTAGGCGCATGCTGATTCCGTTCCAGTTATATTTGGaccaaaattttagttttgggaCTAATTTCAacgcatgttttttttttttcgatatgTACATTTCTGACTATTAAATCGAATAAAGTAAAATTCAACGGACAAAATGAACAAAGTATgcacatgaaaaaaaaagggtgtaCAAATGATTTCCCTTTAGTTTTATGTTGTGCCTCAGAGTACATACGACTTGTATGAGAATTCTTGTAAGAAGTGAGTTAATGTTAAGAGTTAAATGAAAAATATCATAGAAAAAACTCGATATACCATAGCCAACCCTTCTAATCTTGGAGACCAAGAAGTACACGTACGAAGGCTAGAACTCGTCCATTGAAGATGCAACCCTAGCTAGTGGCTACCCTTTTGTAGATTTCAGATTAATCGACCATCTTTTTCTCTCTGTTTCTTTTCTGGGAGTGCTTAGCCTAGTGTGGTGTGCAAGATGATTGCGGAGTCGGTTTCGAAAAGTTCTCCGAATAGTTCATCAGAGAATCCAACTGAAAAGCTGTGCTTTTCCAGCACAAAAAGACTGGTGGTCAAACAATGGCGGAtccataaaaaattatttgaagggCTGCATGTAAAAGTTCACAAATATTTTTTAGACATAATAATCTTAAAACTTAAACCATAGTTCAATCATTCATAatttacaaaacaaataaccatATAAGTTACAATTGTTTATACGCGTTTTCATAAGTTCAAAATGATGCATTATAGCTTCATTATCaacagaagaagaaaacaatGCTGTCAACATCAcatttttcttcatctccatTGTCACCATCACGCAATGGtgttttcactatcttcatagcagaaaaagctCTCTCCACCGAAGTGATTGGAACCGGTAAGGCCAAAAccaatgtaagaagcttataCAGACTTGTAGCTTGCACACCGCTCGGTCTTCACCAACTCCTTTGCAAGATCACTAATTCCTTTCAATGATGAAAACTCACTATGCATCTTCATATGATGATTGTATTTGTCAAATTAAATTGGAAGATTCATAAGGTCCATACAATCTAAATCTTGAGGATAAAATTGGGCTAAACGAACAATTTTTTGTtgatcaaaaaatgaaaaatattcaatgGACCCAAACATGCCAtacaaagaagcaatttggTGTTCACCTCATTAAAGCGATCATTCAATTTTTCTAGTTGCATatcaaggacttgaaaatagaGGTTCACACGATAGTAATGGAAGTTTACGAGTCTTGGAGCTTAGCGCTTTGATTTTCCAACTATGAAATGCAAATCATattagataatatcattttccTCACAAAACTTTTGTACATCATGAAACAAGTCCCCAAAATCATTATCTCATAAGGATTGTAGTCTTTACTTGCATACTTCCATTAACGTCATTGCATTCATAATATCTTGATCTTGCATACATCCTCCTTCGACGATGACGATCCCGAAGCGTTCGGACCTCGTTTCGATGGGAAATCATGCTCCAAGATAAATGCGGAATCTTTCAAAACTCTACCTCTACTGGATAATGATGCTCTGCCTCCTGCTATGATGCCGACGACAATTCTTATGTCGGCAAGAGTAAGAACCATTGCTGTTTCAACTATGAAATCGAGGTCTGGGAAAGATTGGGAATCTTTGGAAAATGTCATGAGAGCACAATCGAAATTGAGGTCGAATAAATTTAAAGAAATGCTGCATAGAGAAATGATGACGGCGCCAGCGTGGATTCAGAAAGACGTCGTGCTGTTAATAATTGGCTCAGCGACAGTGGAGGAGTCGTGGGAAAGACTCAACATGTCAAGGGCATACCGATGCCAGTGGGCACTCTTCAGCTGTAGCATATATATGactatgttttttattttttgtatcttttaattttaattttcataatttcattattatatatgtatgttcAATTGTGTGTATAATGTTACCAagaataatttaaaattatgaTAATTCTAAGCCTGTTGATAAGCTATGGGTTTTGAAACAATAGAAACCTTTTTGCTCTCAAATTAGAGCATAAGGCAAATATTTAATGTTCAATAGAAACGACCAAGATTTTAGGGGGATTTACAACTATGCAATTGCTCTGGTGTCCCCTATAATTAGATCGGAATCTTTGGCCGTTGGATGATTGGTCAAGGATTCAATGACCAATGTATCAGATACATCGAAACATACCAATGTATCAGATACATCGAAACATACTAGAATTTTTTAGGGATTTTAATTTGAAAAGTGCATTAGGACTTTTATAGAAAAATGTCTTTATTAATTTTGGATAGGGAAAATACTAGGTAGACCATCTTTTGTAAACCACATGATATGGCGGATGATGGTTGTActcctttttaattttaaagaagTCCAATTATCAACTATCACCTCATGTAGTTTACAAAAATGTGTTTCATTCGGATTCTTATTTGAAAATATGGGTCATTGATTTGTATTTAATGTTCAATAGATATGACCATGATTTAGGGGGATTTACAACTATGCAATTGCTCTGGTGTTCCCTATGATTAGATCGGAATCTTTGGCCGCTGGATGATTGGTCAAGGATTCAATGATCAATGTATCAGATACATCGAAACATACCAATGTATCAGATACATCGAAACATACTAGAATTTTCGAGGGATTTTAATTTGAAAAGTGCATTAAGAATTTTATAGAAAAATGTCTTTATTAATTTTGGATAGGGAAAATACTAGGTAGACCATCTTTTGTAAACCACATGATATGGCGGATGATGGTCGTACTCctttttaatgatttaaagaaGAAGTCCAATATCAACTATCACCTCATGTAGTTTACAAAAAAATGTGTTTCAGTCGGATTCTTATTTGAAAATATGGGTCATTGATTTGTATTTAATGTTAAATAGAAATGACCAAGATTTTAGGGGGATTTACAACTATGCAATTGCTTTGGTGGCCCCTATGATTAGATCAGAATCTTTGGCCGCTGGATGATTGATCAAGGAT
This genomic interval from Malus domestica chromosome 05, GDT2T_hap1 contains the following:
- the LOC103409361 gene encoding probable carboxylesterase 12, translating into MPTISILVLIFLFSFVTPSMNDEIAYDFFPFMRIYKNGTIERFMGKLKVPPSLDPKTGVQSKDVVISHKENISARLYLPSSTANSARKLPLLVYFHGGGFCVESAFSPVYHNYVNSLVAMANVVAVSVEYRLAPEHPLPIAYKDSWTTLKWVASHFDGNSSEEWLKRYADPTRVFFSGDSAGANIAHHMALKVGTEGLAGFKLNGIVLVHPFFWGTELSGAELKMPPIVRLYMAGLWRFLNPLSSGTDDPLFNPIKDPKLRDLGCQKVLVFVAEKDSLYDRGRYYSMALRRSGWKGVVKVWKTKEENHVFHLLQPTNEKAVAMMKRIVLFFN